AGTTTGTCCTTTTGCGCTTGCTCGCCAGCCATTTCGGCGATTGCCGTCATTGTGACCGCTGTTTCCGGATGCGCGCCGTTTTCCCGCAAAAAAGCGCTTGCCGCCCGCATCCATTCCTGCTCCGCGACGGATGTCTGTTTGATCAGCCGCGATTCCTGTTGCACAATGGCTGTCAAGCGATCCACCTGATTTTTGATCAGGGCCTGTTTTTTTTGCTCAGCCAGATTCGCGAAATTGCGATAATGCGCCTTCAACTGTTCCAAAGCTTCGACAACTTCATGGATTGGCATTCTTGTTCACTCATTTCCGTCCGGCATCGTTACTCAATCCTGCAAATATGGCAAAAGCTTTTCGGCGATTTTGGCGGAATCCACATGATAAGTCCCGGCGGACACTTGCCGCTCCAATTCCTGCACGCGCTGCAAGCGTTCGGCCTCCTGCGCGTTCTGCAACCGCAAAGCTTCCGGCGAAATTTGCACCGCGTCCGCTTGTTTCGGCTTTTTCCCATCGGTCCCGCCGCTCTTGTACGGGGTGTCCTTGCGGTAATTCTGGATTCCCGCCAGCCGCAGCATGTCGTTAATTTTCATTGCTTCCACCTCAAATGCATAAATAAAAACCGATTAACATCGCTACCATGTTTATCGGTTTTCCGGCATATAAAGTTTATAGAAAATGGCGGATATCATTCATTGTTCTTTTTCGCAAACGCCTTATAGGTCATACTCTCCCTTTGCGCCAATCCCTCGCGCCTGCGGCGA
The genomic region above belongs to Bacilli bacterium and contains:
- a CDS encoding flagellar protein FlgN, whose protein sequence is MPIHEVVEALEQLKAHYRNFANLAEQKKQALIKNQVDRLTAIVQQESRLIKQTSVAEQEWMRAASAFLRENGAHPETAVTMTAIAEMAGEQAQKDKLLRMRDELLADIKQLQDYNETNRQLIEQSLAFVNYSLELLTDSPENEAFYRHPSQQAKTQSGIFDRKA
- the flgM gene encoding flagellar biosynthesis anti-sigma factor FlgM, with amino-acid sequence MKINDMLRLAGIQNYRKDTPYKSGGTDGKKPKQADAVQISPEALRLQNAQEAERLQRVQELERQVSAGTYHVDSAKIAEKLLPYLQD